Genomic segment of Ficedula albicollis isolate OC2 chromosome 3, FicAlb1.5, whole genome shotgun sequence:
tggagccccttcaggctctgccaggggctctgagctctccctggatccttctctcctcctgctctcccagcctggctcagagcagaggggcacCTATAACAaagccccttcaggctctgccaggggctctgagctctccctggatccttctctcctcctgctctcccagcctggctcagagcagaggggctccagctcTTGGAGCATCTTTGTTGCCCTTTGTGAAGGGACGCTGTGGGACCCTGCAGTCTCTGAGCTCCTGGGTAGCTTCTCCCCGTGCTGCACTCATTTCCAGGAGGTTTCCTGGTTTCTCTCCCCTGGCCATCTCTAATGGGTGTTTTGGGGCTGCCCTCAGGCTTTTGGCGCCGTGGAAGCGATTTCAGACCGGATCTGTGTCCACACCAACGCCAAGGTCAGCGTGGAGGTCTCAGCTGAGGACCTGCTGTCGTGCTGTGGCTTTGAGTGTGGCATGGGGTGAGCTGCTCCTGGTCCTTGTGCACCTGGCAGGGGGttgggaggagcaggggcagaCCCTGGAGGTGCTGCTTGCTTCAGCCCTGCCTTCGTCACCTCCCTTAGCTCCTCCAGAGGTTTGTGGGAGCTAGGTGGGAACATAAAGGTGATGCCAAGGACTGGGACACATCCTGCCCTCAGCATAGGGGATGGTGATGGCTGCAAGCTGGCAGCTGCCAAAGCAAAGATCTTTTCAGAGTCCCAGATCCTTGGTTTTCAGGCACAAGCCTTTTGCCTGTGTCTTTCCCAGTTGAGTCTCCAAGTCCTGttgctcctggcagcacaagCTGATCAGGGACCTGGTAAAGAGGCACTTTGGGATTTGGAGCCATGGGTGCTCTTACCTCCCTGCCTGAGGCTTTGGTGTGTCAAGGCAAACCCTTGCAAAGacaggaacagaggaaaaaaaagggtttaaTGCACCCAAAGCTTCCCCTCAGCCATCCCAgctggctccatcccctgcctgtcccaggatgggtggctggggctggagctggtgccTCTCCCCCCAGGTGCAATGGTGGTTACCCCTCTGGTGCATGGAGGTACTGGACAGAGAGGGGCCTCGTCTCCGGGGGTCTCTACGATTCCCACGTGGGTAAGTCCTGGCAGGTCCCCTTGGGACAGCAAGGAGGAGCATCTCTGCTTGGTTAAGgcttgtttttttggttttttttgggatgctTCTCTCCTGGTGTGTGTCCTtgtggctgctccctcctttgACACCTCtgcagtcccagctgctgcccctgccctcgTGGCTCCTTCTGGTCACTCCTTTGGGACAAGGGTCcctgagcagcacccagaggcAGGAGGCCTCAACACCCTCCCCCCAAGGCTCCTGTTTCCAGCAATGAATGAATCAGGCTGTGCATTTTGTGGTGTTGCTGGTTTTGAACCAGTTCACTCCGCTTGGGATGAGGTCATGACATGTCTCCCCTTCAAAAAATACCTTCCAGCCTGGAGCCCTTGTCATGACCATCAGCTGGTTCATGTTTCCACCTTTTCCGTCACCATTTGGAGAGGGAGGTGGTGGGAAATTgctcctggaggtgctggggaagACCTCCTGCACCCCACCCCACTGATTTATGGGGTCCCTGGGGCAGAAAGCCTcttccctggggctcctgctgcctgctccagcgTGGCTGTTGGGATCCTTGGGGCCAGGCAGCTGATGTCTCCTCTGTCCCGGGCAGGCTGCCGGCCCTACTCCATCCCCCCCTGCGAGCACCACGTCAATGGCAGCCGGCCCCCCTGCACCGGGGAGGGAGGGGGCACCCCGAGGTGCAGCCGCCACTGCGAGCCCGGATACTCGCCCTCGTACAAGGAGGACAAGCACTATGGTAAGGGGGCTGccccccacagcagctccagagctgctcgTCGTGGCAGCTGGGAGGGGTTGGCAGCACTGAACCCGTtcctggtggggttttttttttttcccgtgcCCTGGTCCTGGAGCAAAGCTGAGTGTGGCAGGTGCTCAGTTGGTGTTTGCTGAGActcagctggggaggggggagctgGTGGGACTGGTTTGAGTCCTGGTGGTGGCTGGTTTGAGGAGTGTGGTGCTGAGCCTCATCTGGTGTCAAAGCCACCTCCAGGTGTCcttggcagcagccagccctgtgcATTGAGGATAAtccagctgcttctcagagATTTGTCTTCACCTTGGGTCTTGTGGGTTTTAAAAAGGAGAATGTACAAGAGGAAAATGTCCCTTCCCACTAATGATGTCTGGAATAGTTCTTTTGAGTGGGATTCAGATTAAACAATTCCCTCTGGAAGAGGGGTGGCTGGAGCCCACTtgtcctgcctggctgtgccagtcCCTCTGGAGTTGCTGGGTTTGGATTTAACCTGAATTTAAGTGCAGGAGGCCTCCTGCAGGGTCACACTGAGCAGGCTTGTGTGGCCTGACAGTGCCATCCTAATGGTGGGAATTCTTTCCCTTTTAGGCATCACCTCCTACGGAGTCCCTCGCAGCGAGAAGGAAATCATGGCTGAGATCTACAAGAACGGCCCCGTGGAAGGAGCCTTCATTGTCTATGAGGATTTCCTGATGTACAAAtctggtgagcagcagccctggggctgtgggggggAGCCCTGTTCCCTGCTT
This window contains:
- the CTSB gene encoding cathepsin B; amino-acid sequence: MWPSLSLLCVLVAFASARSIPYFPPLSDDLVNHINKLNTTWKAGHNFHNADMSYVKKLCGTFLGGPKLPERVDFAADVELPDNFDSRTQWPNCPTISEIRDQGSCGSCWAFGAVEAISDRICVHTNAKVSVEVSAEDLLSCCGFECGMGCNGGYPSGAWRYWTERGLVSGGLYDSHVGCRPYSIPPCEHHVNGSRPPCTGEGGGTPRCSRHCEPGYSPSYKEDKHYGITSYGVPRSEKEIMAEIYKNGPVEGAFIVYEDFLMYKSGEQQPWGCGGEPCSLLHP